One Periplaneta americana isolate PAMFEO1 chromosome 8, P.americana_PAMFEO1_priV1, whole genome shotgun sequence genomic region harbors:
- the LOC138704357 gene encoding uncharacterized protein — EESKRKEKEEESKRKEKEEKEEESKRKEKEEESKR; from the exons gaggaaagtaagagaaaagaaaaggaagaggaaagtaagagaaaagaaaaggaa gaaaaggaagaggaaagtaagagaaaagaaaaggaagaggaaagtaagaga